Proteins encoded within one genomic window of Polaribacter sp. NJDZ03:
- a CDS encoding outer membrane lipoprotein carrier protein LolA, whose translation MKKVTILFLSLFLTTITFSQNAEKAKTLLDEVSTTMGAYKNMSISFSQTLSNEDAGIMEGDEPPIRGKITLSGEKYSLNYLGNQFIFDGKKLYVINNDEKEVTITDGDMSGDDGFIYPSKLLTFYKEGYNFEMGDLKNLNGRNIQLVTLSPIDSASDIVKVELAIDAKTKHIYKLIQTGSNSSKTTFTINEFKSNQTLPSNHFSFDEAKYKKLNFSID comes from the coding sequence ATGAAAAAAGTAACCATCTTATTTTTAAGTTTATTTTTAACTACGATCACTTTTTCTCAAAATGCAGAAAAAGCAAAAACTCTTTTAGATGAAGTTTCTACCACAATGGGGGCTTATAAAAACATGTCTATTAGCTTTAGTCAAACCTTAAGTAACGAAGATGCAGGTATAATGGAAGGTGACGAACCACCAATTAGAGGAAAAATTACGTTATCTGGAGAAAAATATAGCCTTAACTACTTAGGGAATCAATTTATTTTTGACGGAAAAAAACTGTATGTAATTAATAATGACGAGAAAGAAGTAACAATTACAGATGGAGACATGAGTGGTGATGATGGCTTTATTTATCCTTCTAAATTATTAACTTTTTACAAAGAAGGTTATAATTTTGAAATGGGAGATTTAAAAAATTTAAACGGTAGAAATATTCAACTAGTTACCTTAAGCCCAATAGATAGCGCTTCTGATATTGTAAAGGTAGAATTAGCAATTGATGCAAAAACAAAGCATATTTATAAGTTAATTCAAACAGGTTCTAATAGCTCTAAAACAACCTTTACTATTAATGAATTTAAAAGCAACCAAACCTTACCTAGTAATCATTTCTCATTTGATGAAGCAAAATACAAAAAGCTAAACTTCTCAATAGATTAA
- a CDS encoding LptF/LptG family permease, with the protein MKILDRYILKTFLVPFIATFLIVLFVLVMQVLWQTFENIAGKGISLPFILKFLYYSTLIITPQALPIGVLLSSIMALGTLGENYEFAAAKSAGISLQRLVRPLVFLTMLLSGINFLFLNNVYPYAVLKQKNLYLNIKKKQPALALVPGSFNSDLPGFQIKFDEKFDEEGKDGKEVSLLKKVLIYDLTAGKGNQKVITAESGKIISEEGSRYMTFILYDGYYYQEHVKSAKTVLQRKKMAASNATFKEYEFNIDISSVTGDDDLNKTDHTKNFMMLSLNQLGDTIPDLKASYDEALLLKSKNLYATAVARDLYKYPDSLKAENINIDVLENFDLQSKINVLNSATTKIERTLSSIKNNQTSIKFKRKNLNFFDTEYYNRISFSLSCLILFFIGAPLGSIIRKGGFGLPMILAIAIYVTYFFSNTFGKNLAEESSITSFLGSWASAFIMIPIGIILTRRATKDKGIFNLDAITQPIINFFKKIFTTKEA; encoded by the coding sequence ATGAAAATTTTAGATAGATACATACTAAAAACGTTTTTAGTTCCTTTTATAGCTACGTTTTTAATCGTGCTTTTTGTTTTGGTGATGCAAGTATTATGGCAAACATTCGAAAACATTGCAGGTAAAGGAATTAGCTTGCCTTTTATCTTAAAATTTTTATACTACTCTACCTTAATTATTACACCACAAGCATTGCCTATTGGAGTTCTTTTATCTTCTATAATGGCATTGGGTACTTTAGGTGAAAACTACGAATTTGCAGCAGCAAAATCTGCAGGTATTTCTTTACAACGTTTGGTAAGACCTTTGGTTTTCTTAACAATGCTTCTTAGTGGAATTAACTTCTTATTTTTAAATAATGTATATCCTTATGCCGTTTTAAAGCAAAAGAATTTATATTTAAATATTAAAAAGAAACAACCTGCTTTAGCATTAGTACCTGGTAGTTTTAATAGTGACCTTCCTGGTTTTCAAATTAAATTTGATGAAAAATTTGATGAAGAAGGTAAAGATGGAAAAGAAGTAAGTTTATTAAAAAAAGTTTTAATTTACGATTTAACTGCCGGAAAAGGAAACCAAAAAGTAATTACAGCAGAAAGTGGTAAGATTATCTCAGAAGAAGGAAGTCGATATATGACTTTTATTTTATACGATGGTTATTACTACCAAGAACACGTAAAATCTGCAAAAACAGTTTTACAAAGAAAAAAGATGGCGGCTTCTAATGCCACCTTTAAAGAATATGAGTTTAACATTGATATTTCTTCTGTTACCGGAGATGATGATTTAAACAAAACAGACCATACCAAAAACTTTATGATGCTTAGTTTAAACCAATTAGGCGACACCATACCCGATTTAAAAGCAAGTTATGATGAAGCCTTATTACTAAAATCTAAGAACCTATATGCCACTGCGGTTGCAAGGGATTTATACAAATATCCAGATTCTTTAAAGGCAGAAAATATTAATATTGATGTTCTAGAAAATTTTGATTTACAATCTAAAATTAATGTTCTAAACTCTGCTACTACAAAAATAGAACGTACTTTAAGCTCTATAAAAAACAACCAAACATCCATTAAATTTAAAAGAAAAAACTTAAACTTTTTCGACACAGAGTATTATAATAGAATTTCATTTTCATTATCTTGTTTAATACTCTTCTTTATTGGTGCACCATTAGGGTCAATTATTAGAAAAGGTGGTTTTGGTTTACCTATGATATTGGCTATTGCTATTTACGTAACCTACTTCTTTAGCAATACGTTTGGTAAAAATTTAGCAGAAGAAAGTTCTATTACTTCCTTTTTAGGATCTTGGGCATCTGCTTTTATAATGATTCCAATAGGTATTATCTTAACAAGAAGGGCTACAAAAGACAAAGGTATTTTTAATCTGGATGCTATTACGCAACCCATTATCAATTTCTTTAAAAAAATATTTACAACAAAAGAAGCATAA
- the ribB gene encoding 3,4-dihydroxy-2-butanone-4-phosphate synthase, with protein sequence MTLQNPKKSTQLNSIAEAIEDIRNGKIIIVVDDENRENEGDFLAAAEKATPELINFMATHGRGLICAPLTEKRCKELDLHVMVNNNTDPMETAFTVSVDLRGKGVTTGISAGDRALTVKALVDKDTKSFDLARPGHIFPLIAKEGGVLRRTGHTEAAIDFARLAGLQPAGVIVEIMNEDGSMARLPELLEVAKKFDIKIVSIEDLVAYRMEHDSLIEIKEDFNLQTRFGDFRLRAYQQTTNNQVHIALTKGSWSKDEAILTRVNSTLINNDILGTLTNNADKKLDQMFQVINDEGKGAIIFVNQQNQSQNLLSRLAVLKENQKNGNIKAPAIKMDNKDFGIGAQILHDLNIRQLKLITNTQQTKRVGIIGYGLEIVDYVGY encoded by the coding sequence ATGACACTCCAGAACCCTAAAAAAAGTACACAATTAAATTCAATTGCAGAAGCAATTGAAGATATTAGAAATGGTAAAATTATTATTGTTGTAGATGATGAAAATAGGGAGAACGAAGGTGATTTTTTAGCAGCAGCAGAAAAAGCAACCCCAGAATTAATTAATTTCATGGCAACCCATGGTAGAGGTTTAATTTGTGCTCCATTAACAGAAAAACGTTGTAAAGAACTAGACTTACACGTTATGGTTAACAACAACACAGACCCAATGGAAACCGCTTTTACAGTTTCTGTAGATTTGCGTGGTAAAGGAGTTACAACAGGTATTTCTGCCGGAGATAGAGCTTTAACGGTAAAAGCATTAGTAGATAAAGATACAAAGTCTTTTGATTTAGCAAGACCAGGTCATATTTTTCCATTAATAGCAAAAGAAGGTGGTGTTTTAAGAAGAACAGGACATACAGAAGCAGCTATAGATTTTGCTCGCTTAGCAGGTTTACAACCAGCAGGTGTTATTGTTGAGATAATGAACGAAGATGGTAGCATGGCACGTTTACCTGAATTGTTAGAGGTAGCTAAAAAATTTGATATTAAAATTGTTTCTATAGAAGATTTAGTTGCTTACAGAATGGAACATGATTCTTTAATTGAAATAAAAGAAGACTTTAATTTACAAACTAGATTTGGCGATTTTAGATTAAGAGCATATCAGCAAACTACTAATAACCAAGTTCATATTGCTTTAACAAAAGGTTCTTGGTCTAAAGACGAAGCAATCTTAACTAGAGTAAATTCTACTTTAATAAATAATGATATTTTAGGAACCTTAACAAATAATGCCGATAAGAAACTAGACCAAATGTTTCAGGTGATAAATGACGAAGGTAAAGGGGCTATTATATTTGTAAATCAACAAAACCAATCTCAAAACTTATTAAGTAGATTGGCTGTTTTAAAAGAGAACCAAAAGAACGGAAACATTAAAGCTCCTGCTATTAAAATGGATAATAAAGATTTTGGAATTGGAGCTCAGATTTTACATGATTTAAACATTCGTCAATTAAAGCTAATTACAAATACCCAACAAACTAAACGTGTTGGTATTATTGGTTATGGGTTAGAAATTGTAGATTATGTAGGCTATTAA
- the pepE gene encoding dipeptidase PepE → MKKMIIASTSTVHGSSYLEYLLPTLKTHFKGVKQLLFIPYARPSGISYNSYTAIAKKAFSTINIDVKGIHEFENAKEAIQNSEAIFTGGGNTFELVNQLYKNDVLSTLKQVLDNGTPYLGTSAGSNICGVDMKNTNDMPIVYPPSFTTLGCIPFNINAHYLDPIEGSTHMGETRETRIKEFHVFNKTAVLGLREGSWLSVYGNQINLEGTYTARLFQQNKEALELESGVEVKI, encoded by the coding sequence ATGAAAAAAATGATTATTGCAAGTACATCAACAGTGCACGGAAGTAGCTATTTAGAATATTTATTACCTACTTTAAAAACACATTTTAAGGGAGTAAAACAATTACTATTTATTCCGTATGCAAGACCAAGCGGAATTAGTTATAACAGTTATACAGCAATTGCAAAAAAGGCTTTTTCTACTATTAATATTGATGTAAAAGGTATTCATGAATTTGAAAATGCTAAAGAAGCAATTCAGAATTCTGAAGCAATTTTTACAGGAGGAGGAAACACTTTTGAGTTGGTTAATCAATTATACAAAAATGATGTATTATCAACCTTAAAGCAGGTGTTAGATAATGGTACACCATATTTAGGCACAAGTGCCGGAAGTAATATTTGTGGGGTAGATATGAAAAATACCAATGATATGCCAATTGTATATCCGCCTAGTTTTACAACTTTAGGATGCATTCCATTTAATATAAATGCACATTATTTAGATCCTATAGAAGGTTCTACACACATGGGAGAAACAAGAGAAACCCGTATAAAAGAGTTTCATGTTTTTAATAAAACAGCGGTTTTAGGTTTGCGAGAAGGCAGTTGGCTTTCTGTATATGGTAATCAAATTAATTTAGAAGGTACATATACTGCCAGACTTTTTCAGCAAAATAAAGAAGCTTTAGAACTAGAAAGTGGAGTAGAGGTTAAGATTTAA
- a CDS encoding carboxypeptidase-like regulatory domain-containing protein: MSKAITFLAFFISFLSLEAQEKRTNLTGKTVLDSLAIPDVHIINQNTSSGTITNTNGFFEIPVQVGDTLFYSHLKYIDKYIVITDKVISTKKLNIPLEEKTVVLKEIVLEKQQSIFYQDPEILPNNGIVINAKTLNLPYANIITKEDKSLLKFSSGAAINLASLINLINGNAKREKQLKEMALEDTELKKVRDYFTDDFFITDLKIEKIYINQFLNDCIDKNIIRVFKRENKLDVLNLLMRESKLFPKRIVEEELYLTNQ; this comes from the coding sequence ATGTCAAAAGCAATTACTTTTCTTGCCTTTTTTATAAGTTTTCTATCCTTAGAAGCTCAAGAAAAAAGAACGAACCTAACTGGTAAAACTGTCTTAGATAGTTTGGCTATTCCAGATGTTCATATCATTAACCAGAATACTAGTAGTGGTACGATTACCAATACCAATGGTTTTTTTGAAATACCTGTTCAAGTAGGTGATACTTTATTTTATTCTCATTTAAAATATATAGACAAGTATATTGTTATTACAGACAAAGTGATTTCGACTAAAAAGCTAAACATTCCGTTAGAAGAAAAAACAGTTGTTTTAAAAGAAATAGTATTAGAAAAACAACAAAGTATTTTTTACCAAGATCCAGAAATACTTCCAAATAATGGTATTGTTATAAATGCAAAAACCTTAAATTTACCCTATGCAAATATCATAACAAAGGAAGATAAATCATTATTAAAATTTAGCTCTGGTGCTGCCATAAATTTAGCAAGTTTAATAAATCTTATAAACGGAAATGCAAAAAGGGAAAAGCAACTAAAGGAAATGGCTTTAGAAGACACGGAACTTAAAAAGGTAAGAGACTATTTTACGGATGACTTTTTTATCACAGACTTAAAAATTGAAAAAATCTATATCAATCAGTTTTTAAATGACTGTATTGATAAAAATATAATTCGCGTATTTAAGAGAGAAAACAAATTAGATGTGCTAAACTTATTAATGAGAGAAAGCAAACTATTTCCTAAACGAATAGTTGAGGAAGAACTTTATTTAACAAACCAATAA
- a CDS encoding carboxypeptidase-like regulatory domain-containing protein — translation MEKKLLTIFLFVITLPSLSQNNGTLISSRILDSLGIVKNANIINLNTNQGTFSSDAGRFQIYVSTGDTLSISSIQHITKKIKITKNITANKALIVILKPNTYVLDEFELKRNNLTGKLALDVKNIPTEEKYALLKSNMDFSNVDFSLKDHRIDANDRAKSKVVNTVANSYSGLNAAGLIGGLFSSKKFEKSQLLDAKLDRKRALGNKILLELGEDFFFEKLKIPKEKYYHFLDYCDYLDLDKIYNENKVLKLIEIFQKESIPYLEIIKEE, via the coding sequence ATGGAAAAAAAACTACTTACTATTTTTTTATTTGTTATAACACTCCCCTCTTTGTCTCAAAATAATGGGACGTTAATTTCTAGTAGAATTTTAGATTCTCTTGGCATTGTAAAAAATGCAAATATTATCAATCTAAATACCAATCAAGGTACATTTTCTTCGGATGCTGGTCGTTTTCAAATCTATGTTTCAACAGGAGATACTTTAAGTATTTCATCTATACAACACATTACCAAAAAAATAAAGATTACCAAAAACATTACAGCAAACAAGGCACTAATTGTTATACTTAAACCCAATACCTATGTTTTAGATGAGTTTGAATTAAAAAGAAATAATTTAACTGGTAAATTGGCTTTAGATGTTAAAAACATACCTACTGAAGAAAAATATGCTTTATTAAAAAGTAATATGGATTTCTCTAATGTAGACTTCTCCTTGAAAGATCATAGAATTGATGCAAATGATAGGGCAAAATCTAAAGTAGTAAATACGGTTGCTAATTCTTATTCAGGACTTAATGCTGCAGGACTTATTGGAGGTCTTTTTTCTTCTAAAAAATTCGAAAAGTCACAATTATTAGATGCTAAGTTAGATCGTAAAAGAGCATTGGGAAACAAAATATTACTTGAACTTGGTGAAGATTTTTTCTTTGAAAAATTAAAAATACCTAAGGAAAAGTATTATCATTTTTTAGATTATTGTGATTATTTAGATCTCGATAAAATATATAACGAAAATAAAGTTTTAAAACTTATAGAAATATTTCAGAAAGAAAGTATCCCGTATTTAGAAATCATAAAAGAAGAATAA
- a CDS encoding carboxypeptidase-like regulatory domain-containing protein → MEKNLLQFLLFFVTCTSLSQESQTLISGKVVDSLGFVKNVNIINLKTNKGTFSSDDGMFGIYATEGDSLQISSVQHITRKLRISKEVINNKFMTIILGTNTFVLDEFELKKHHLIGRLGVDIKDVPTDRKDSLLQKTLNFSNVNFKLVDTRIDANIRMKPPIVNTVANSFGGAGGSASITFKFKDLLLRKELNRKKAVPDKILIELGEPFFFEELKIPKDNYFHFLDYCNPLGIERLHKEGNVLELIKIFQKESVPYLQIIKKE, encoded by the coding sequence ATGGAAAAAAATCTACTTCAATTTTTATTATTTTTTGTAACATGCACCTCTTTATCCCAAGAAAGTCAAACCTTAATTTCCGGTAAAGTTGTAGACTCTTTGGGCTTTGTTAAAAATGTAAATATCATCAACCTAAAAACAAATAAAGGTACTTTTTCTTCAGATGATGGAATGTTTGGAATCTATGCTACCGAAGGAGATTCTTTACAAATTTCGTCTGTGCAGCACATTACCAGAAAACTTAGAATAAGCAAAGAGGTTATCAATAATAAATTTATGACCATTATATTGGGAACAAATACGTTTGTTTTAGATGAATTTGAATTAAAAAAACATCATTTAATAGGACGATTAGGTGTCGATATAAAAGACGTACCCACAGATAGAAAAGATTCTTTGTTACAAAAGACCTTAAATTTTTCTAATGTCAATTTTAAACTAGTAGACACAAGAATTGATGCTAACATAAGAATGAAACCACCAATTGTTAACACAGTTGCAAATTCATTTGGTGGTGCCGGCGGCAGCGCTTCAATTACTTTTAAATTTAAAGATTTACTATTACGTAAAGAGTTGAATCGTAAAAAAGCTGTTCCAGATAAAATACTCATAGAACTTGGTGAACCATTTTTCTTTGAAGAATTAAAAATCCCAAAAGACAATTACTTTCATTTTCTAGACTACTGTAATCCTTTAGGTATAGAACGTCTTCACAAAGAAGGTAATGTTTTAGAACTCATCAAAATTTTTCAGAAAGAAAGTGTGCCTTATTTACAAATCATAAAAAAAGAGTAA
- a CDS encoding DUF6702 family protein, with amino-acid sequence MNTKKSILLLLIIPLLSFSAHKYYLSLTQIEYRSELQTVQITINVFMDDIEFAINKDYNIDLQLTTKKELKDNDVYFIKYLNKKLHLKVDGTPKSFNYIGKEYDGDLVYFYLEIEDIKELNTIEIINKILTNHFPEQENLIKSKVGKKHKSILLNAKNDKGLLKF; translated from the coding sequence ATGAATACTAAAAAATCTATTTTACTTTTATTAATAATTCCTCTTCTCTCCTTCTCCGCTCATAAGTATTATTTGAGCCTCACTCAAATTGAATATAGAAGTGAATTGCAAACTGTACAAATAACAATTAATGTTTTTATGGATGATATTGAATTCGCCATAAACAAAGATTACAACATTGATTTACAACTAACAACAAAGAAAGAATTAAAGGATAACGATGTTTATTTTATAAAATATTTAAACAAAAAACTACATTTAAAAGTTGATGGTACTCCTAAATCTTTTAATTACATAGGTAAAGAATATGATGGTGATTTGGTTTATTTTTATCTAGAAATTGAAGATATAAAAGAGCTTAACACTATAGAAATTATCAATAAAATATTAACAAATCACTTTCCAGAACAAGAAAATTTAATTAAATCTAAAGTTGGCAAAAAGCACAAGAGTATTCTGTTAAATGCTAAAAATGATAAAGGTTTGTTAAAATTTTAA
- a CDS encoding M1 family metallopeptidase produces MKKITLLLLSIFFIGTATFSQEKITKQGHTNQNKFKQLKDELATPNSQRTASGAPGINYTQQKVDYVMNIVLDDKNEKIIGNETITYHNNSKDELAYLWVQLDQNVRAKDSKSPDIQPNKISKSITKSTFESTYNSAPFDGGFKVTSVTNTDGSKLSHTINQTMMRINLAKPLASGETFSFKIDWWYNINNHRTQGGRSGFEHFTENDNNNYVIAQFYPRLCVYDNVEGWQNGQFWGRSEFALEFGDFTVNITTPKDHMLGATGVLQNENDVFTKTELERYAKAKKTFDKPVVIRTQKEATKIEKSKSKETKTWKFVAKNVRDYAFASSRKFIWDAMAVNINGKTVMAHSLYSKEANPLYGDHSTKAVAQTLKTYSEYTFDYPYHKAISVDGQMGMEYPQICFNPGRPDLADGGYSDRVKYRMVKVTIHEVGHNFFPMIVNSDERQWTWMDEGLNSYMEMLAELAYDKDFPVVRGYPKNIVKYMAGDQSKIAPIMSKGDNVYEFGNNAYGKPATALWILRETIMGHELFDHAFKTYSQRWMFKHPTPADFFRTMEDASGVDLDWFWRGWFYTTDVTDIGIKEVKKYYTKANGENVDFIEDTTKGLGFGADKNKKSKFHYEITYNKPGGLVMPIIVEFTYKDDTTDRKVYPAQIWRLNDQEITKVFSSTKEVTKITIDPDLETADVDTSNNSWPKETNNNFDKFKSKIKG; encoded by the coding sequence ATGAAAAAAATCACATTGCTCTTATTGAGCATTTTTTTTATTGGGACAGCTACATTCTCCCAAGAAAAAATCACAAAACAAGGTCATACCAACCAGAACAAGTTTAAACAACTTAAAGATGAATTAGCCACCCCAAATAGTCAAAGAACGGCTTCTGGTGCTCCTGGCATAAACTACACGCAGCAAAAGGTAGATTATGTAATGAATATTGTTTTAGATGATAAAAATGAAAAAATAATAGGTAACGAGACTATTACGTATCATAATAACTCTAAAGATGAATTGGCGTATTTATGGGTTCAATTAGATCAAAATGTAAGAGCTAAAGATTCTAAGTCACCAGATATTCAGCCTAATAAAATCTCAAAAAGCATTACTAAAAGTACATTTGAAAGTACGTATAATTCAGCTCCCTTTGATGGTGGTTTTAAAGTTACCAGTGTAACAAATACTGATGGCAGCAAATTATCGCATACCATTAACCAAACAATGATGCGTATTAATTTAGCAAAACCTTTGGCTTCTGGAGAGACTTTTTCATTTAAAATAGATTGGTGGTATAACATCAATAATCACAGAACTCAAGGCGGTAGATCTGGTTTTGAACATTTTACAGAAAACGACAATAACAATTATGTAATTGCTCAATTTTATCCAAGATTGTGCGTGTATGATAATGTAGAAGGTTGGCAAAATGGTCAGTTTTGGGGAAGAAGTGAATTTGCTTTAGAATTTGGAGATTTTACTGTAAACATTACCACGCCTAAAGATCATATGTTAGGTGCAACAGGTGTTTTGCAAAACGAAAATGATGTTTTTACAAAAACAGAATTAGAAAGATACGCTAAAGCTAAAAAAACCTTTGACAAGCCTGTTGTAATTCGTACTCAAAAAGAAGCTACTAAAATAGAAAAAAGCAAATCTAAAGAAACAAAGACTTGGAAATTTGTTGCCAAAAACGTACGAGATTATGCTTTTGCTAGTTCTAGAAAATTTATTTGGGATGCAATGGCAGTAAATATTAACGGCAAAACAGTAATGGCACATTCTTTATATTCTAAAGAAGCAAACCCTTTGTATGGTGACCATTCTACAAAAGCAGTTGCACAAACTTTAAAAACATATTCTGAATACACATTCGATTATCCGTATCACAAAGCAATTTCTGTAGACGGACAAATGGGAATGGAATATCCACAAATTTGTTTCAACCCAGGAAGACCAGATTTAGCAGATGGCGGTTATTCTGATAGAGTAAAATACAGAATGGTAAAAGTAACCATACATGAAGTTGGACATAACTTTTTTCCGATGATTGTAAATTCTGATGAAAGACAATGGACTTGGATGGATGAAGGTTTAAATTCTTATATGGAAATGTTAGCAGAATTAGCATACGACAAAGATTTTCCTGTGGTAAGAGGATATCCGAAAAATATAGTAAAATATATGGCTGGAGATCAATCTAAAATTGCACCAATTATGTCTAAAGGAGACAATGTTTATGAATTTGGAAACAATGCCTACGGTAAACCTGCAACTGCTTTATGGATTTTAAGAGAAACCATAATGGGTCATGAATTATTTGATCATGCTTTTAAAACATATTCTCAAAGATGGATGTTTAAGCACCCAACACCTGCAGATTTCTTTAGAACTATGGAAGATGCTTCTGGAGTAGATTTAGACTGGTTTTGGAGAGGTTGGTTTTACACTACAGATGTTACCGATATTGGTATAAAAGAGGTGAAAAAATACTATACAAAAGCAAATGGAGAAAATGTAGATTTTATTGAAGACACTACTAAAGGACTAGGTTTTGGTGCTGATAAAAACAAAAAATCTAAATTTCATTATGAAATTACTTACAACAAACCAGGCGGATTAGTAATGCCTATTATTGTAGAATTTACTTATAAAGATGATACAACGGATAGAAAAGTATATCCAGCACAAATTTGGAGACTTAATGATCAAGAAATTACAAAGGTTTTTTCTTCAACTAAAGAGGTTACTAAAATTACTATAGATCCAGATTTAGAAACAGCAGATGTAGATACTAGCAACAATAGCTGGCCAAAAGAAACTAATAATAATTTCGATAAATTTAAAAGTAAAATAAAAGGTTAA